Proteins found in one Paenibacillus sp. FSL R10-2782 genomic segment:
- a CDS encoding NucA/NucB deoxyribonuclease domain-containing protein, protein MKKKLLSFITLVLLAAGVYWFEGGNLLTKTTGVNPPSSSQVTLQFPSGRYPETAQHIKEAIQAGKSSICTIDREGAEQNRKHSLAGVPTRKGYDRDEWPMAMCAEGGKGANVKYIAPKDNRGAGSWVSHQLDEFEDGTRVKFVVK, encoded by the coding sequence TTGAAGAAAAAGCTGTTAAGTTTTATAACTCTAGTGCTGCTAGCTGCTGGCGTGTATTGGTTTGAAGGTGGCAATCTTCTTACGAAAACGACAGGAGTGAACCCGCCTTCATCGTCTCAGGTTACGCTGCAATTTCCGTCAGGTCGTTATCCTGAAACGGCGCAGCATATCAAGGAAGCCATTCAGGCGGGGAAATCATCCATATGCACAATTGACCGCGAAGGAGCCGAGCAAAATCGCAAGCATTCGCTTGCAGGAGTTCCCACTCGTAAAGGATACGATCGTGACGAATGGCCGATGGCTATGTGCGCAGAAGGTGGCAAAGGTGCAAATGTCAAATACATAGCTCCTAAGGATAATCGTGGGGCAGGATCATGGGTCAGTCACCAACTGGATGAGTTTGAGGATGGAACTCGCGTAAAATTTGTCGTCAAATAA